In Desulfoferula mesophila, the genomic window ACGAGGCCATGCGGCCCTACCTGACCGAGCATTTCGGCAACCCCGGCTCGGGCCATCTCTGGGGGCTCAAGGCCAAGCGGGGGGCGGAGCTGGCCAGGGAGCAGGTGGCCGGGCTGATCAACTGCGCGCCCGGCGAGGTGTATTTCACCTCCTGCGCCACCGAGAGCGACAACTGGGCTCTGTTGGGCCTGGGCCTGGCCCGCCCCGGAGCTCATGTGGTCATCAGCGCCATCGAGCACCCGGCCATCGTGGAATGCGCCGCCTACCTGGAACGCTGCGGCGCGCGGGTGAGCCGGGTGGGGGTGGACGAGCAGGGCCTGGTGGACCCGGCGGCGGTACGGGCGGCCTGCGCCTCGGGGGCGGACCTCATCTCCGTCATGCTGGCCAACAACGAGACCGGGGCCCTGCAGCCGGTGGCCGAGATCGCGGCCTGGGCCCGCAAGCAGGGCATTCCGGTGCACAGCGACGCGGCCCAGGCGGTGGGCAAGGTGCCGGTGGACGTGGCGGCCCTGGGGGTGGACCTGTTGACCATCGCCGGGCACAAGCTCTACGCGCCCAAGGGGGTGGGAGCCCTCTACGTGCGCCAGGGCCTGGAGCTTGCGCCCCTGCTCTGGGGCGGGGGCCAGGAGAGGGGCCGGCGCTCGGGCACGGAAAACGTGCCCTACATGGTGGCCCTGGGCGAGGCCTGCGCCCTGGCGGCCGAGGACCTGCCCGGCGAGATGGCCCGCCAGCGCGAGTTGGGGCGCGTCTTCCTGGAGGGGTTGGGCGCCCTGGACGTGGATTGGCGGCTGTATTCGGAGCGGGCCCCCCGCCTGCCGGGCACCGCGGCCGTGGGCTTCAAGGGCCTGAACGCCGGGGACATCATCTCCGGCCTGGTGGTCCTGGACGTGGGGGTGAGCGCCGGGGCGGCCTGCCACGGCGACACCACCGTCGTGTCCCACGTGCTGGCGGCCATGGGAGTGCCCCTGGAATATGCCCAGGGCACCATCCGCTTTTCCTGGGGGCGGCCCACCAGCCAAGACGACGTCCGGGAACTGGTGCGCCGCCTGGGTCAGGCGCTGGGGGCCCTGGCCTAAGCCGCCTCGGCCGCGTCCTTACACCGGCAGCCACGGCCCAAGCGACCCGCTTCATCCCCGCCGATTGGGCAGTCGATCGGGCCCGCTTCAAACGGGCGTCACGCCCACTTCTTGCCCAGCGCTTCCAAACCTGCCTTTTGCAGATCCGCGGGAGACATGATGACCCTGAATTTGCAATCCGCCTCGAATTGGAGAAAGAACGGCTCCGCGAAAAAGGGCACGTCGGAGGAGGATTGCAGGTTGACGACGAAAATGGCGCCGCGCTTGCCGTTCTGCTCGGTGAAGTAGGCGGTCTCGGGCTTGATGGTTTCCAGGATGCTCCCCAGGACAGCGCCGATCTTGCCTTCCCTGACCAGGGAATTGAAAGGCTCGGGGGGGAATTCGACCGTTAGCAGCATTTTCATGTTCAGCCTCCTTGCGGGCGGCCAAGCGCCGCCCATATCCGATTAATTATCTCGGTATTTCAAGTATGCTCCTTGGAAAACTCCCTCGGCAACCGGCAGCCCGAGGCGCGTAAGGCTCCCTGATGGTGGCGGCGGAGTTGCGGGCCGGACTCCCGTATTGCCCCCATGCGTTTGCGTGGGGCGGCCCCTCGGGGCGGTGCAAAAGTATTGCGGGGTTAAGCCGGACGGCTGGGCGTCGATATTGTTTGGTGGAAGGAGTGGGAAACTCGACTACAATTGGGCCAAAAATTTCCGGCCCCGCACCCACTCCCGGCGACTTCGGTCCCGGCATGCCCGACAGGAGTACAACATGCCCTCGAGCCCCAAGGCCTTCTCGCCCCTGGAGGCGATGAAAGAACACGCCAAGATCATGTTCGCTAAAGACGTTCTCGAAGTGACCGAGGGGGTCCATGTCGCGGTGGGCTACGCGCCCTCAAACTCCGCCATGCTAATCGGCGACGACGGCGTGATCATCATCGACACCGGCCAGAGCACCGGATCGGCCCAGGACATCCTGGCCGAGTTCCGCAAGGTCACGGACAAGCCCATCAAGGCGATCATTTACACCCACGGCCACCGCGATCACGTGAGCGGAGCCAAGGTGTTCGTGGACGAGGGCTCCAACCCCGAGATTTACGCCCGCGACAACCTGGACAACCCGTTGGACGACGCCAATCTGGAGCGCGTGGGTCCCTACAAAATTTTGCAGAAGCGCACGGTGCGGCAATACGGAATCGGGGTGCTGGAGCCCCACAGCGAAAAGGTCAGCATGGGCTTGGGCCCGGCAACGTTCAACGCCCAAGGGCTGGGCCAGGGATTCATCCCGCCCACCCAGACCTTTAGCGGCGAAAAAATGGGGCTGAGCGCGGTGGGGATCGAGCTTGAGCTGTACAAGGCCCCCGGCGAGACCGATGACCAACTCTTCGTTTGGTATCCCGCCAAAAAGGCCTTGTTCTGCGGCGATAATTTTTATCAGGCTTTCCCCAACCTCTACGCCATCCGGGGCACGGTCTACCGCGATTTCAACCTGTGGGCCGACAGCTTGGATCAAATGACGCGTTTTCCCATCGAACACTTGGTGCCCGGGCATACCCGCCCCCTGTCCGGCCCCCAAGCGCTGGAGGCCCTGGCCGACTACCGCGACGCCATCCGCCTGGTCATCGCCAAGACCGCCGAGGGCATGAACCTGGGCCTGACCCCGGACGAACTGGTCGATTACGTGAAGCTGCCGGAGGAGTTGGCCGGCAAGTACTATTTGCAGGAATTTCTGGGGACCGTGCCCTGGTCGGTGCGCGCCTATTTCGCCGGAACCCTGGGCTGGTTCGACGGAAACCCCACCAACCTTTTCCCCTGCTCCCCGCGCCAACGGGCCGAGCGCACGGCTCAGCTGGCCGGCGGCGAGGAGGCCCTTTTCGCCCAATTGCAAAAGGCGTCCGCTGGCGGCGAGCACCAGTGGGCCTTGGAACTGGCGGACATGATAATCGCCCTGGGGGTGCGCGAGAGGCCGGCCAAGGAGATAAAGGCCGCCGCCTTGATCGCCCTGGCGGATCGGCAGACCAGCGCCATCGCACGCAATTATTACCTGGCCTATGCCAAGGAGCTAAAGGCGCAAACCGCCGAGGGAACAACCTAGGCAACGCCTGCCGGAGCGCCCGCGCCTTGCCGGGCTGGCCCAGGTTTGCCGGGCGGGCAAAAGATTTACGAGGCCTGAAAAGCTTGAGCGGTGGAGGGTCCGGGACAGCCCCGGACCCTCCACCGCTCGCTATC contains:
- a CDS encoding cysteine desulfurase family protein; translation: MRPLYFDYNATTPILPRVYEAMRPYLTEHFGNPGSGHLWGLKAKRGAELAREQVAGLINCAPGEVYFTSCATESDNWALLGLGLARPGAHVVISAIEHPAIVECAAYLERCGARVSRVGVDEQGLVDPAAVRAACASGADLISVMLANNETGALQPVAEIAAWARKQGIPVHSDAAQAVGKVPVDVAALGVDLLTIAGHKLYAPKGVGALYVRQGLELAPLLWGGGQERGRRSGTENVPYMVALGEACALAAEDLPGEMARQRELGRVFLEGLGALDVDWRLYSERAPRLPGTAAVGFKGLNAGDIISGLVVLDVGVSAGAACHGDTTVVSHVLAAMGVPLEYAQGTIRFSWGRPTSQDDVRELVRRLGQALGALA
- a CDS encoding alkyl/aryl-sulfatase, with the translated sequence MPSSPKAFSPLEAMKEHAKIMFAKDVLEVTEGVHVAVGYAPSNSAMLIGDDGVIIIDTGQSTGSAQDILAEFRKVTDKPIKAIIYTHGHRDHVSGAKVFVDEGSNPEIYARDNLDNPLDDANLERVGPYKILQKRTVRQYGIGVLEPHSEKVSMGLGPATFNAQGLGQGFIPPTQTFSGEKMGLSAVGIELELYKAPGETDDQLFVWYPAKKALFCGDNFYQAFPNLYAIRGTVYRDFNLWADSLDQMTRFPIEHLVPGHTRPLSGPQALEALADYRDAIRLVIAKTAEGMNLGLTPDELVDYVKLPEELAGKYYLQEFLGTVPWSVRAYFAGTLGWFDGNPTNLFPCSPRQRAERTAQLAGGEEALFAQLQKASAGGEHQWALELADMIIALGVRERPAKEIKAAALIALADRQTSAIARNYYLAYAKELKAQTAEGTT